A window from Chitinophagales bacterium encodes these proteins:
- a CDS encoding T9SS type A sorting domain-containing protein, with product MNQVNNNIVFFQKLLLYALFLVFALDAKAQCDVDFDYVIIGDSVHFENLSSNIGPNDSFEWDLDDGTLLSVIDSLTYSYATEGIYNVCLTRTNLLAIPPCVETVCKDVVFCIDCVWPGDANSDFIADNKDVLYIGLAYGFSGPARTIDTATNWAPKISSTLWLDINSDPLDFTTGVNYKHADCDGDGIVNEADLRPLDRNYNQTHNKSRPPACTNINDVPLYFEILYDSIEVGTAVEIAIRLGTNNITANEAYGIAYTLHYDRHLVDSSSVEIDYDDTGFKKNPNDTIIHLNKYFDQQAEIETAVSRTNQEGKTLSGQAIGHVFFVMEDNLVQKNSTISEYLHLSFSDVYLIDSAENQIPVCAFSDSVLVYQKVAGTGAHINSNDWKIYPNPANDVLNIEVEEDEISSLNVFNLSGQNVLTVPQLNSGKTRLSLESLPNGLYFIEIRVGDTYGFKKFIKQ from the coding sequence ATGAATCAGGTAAATAACAATATTGTGTTTTTTCAAAAATTACTCTTGTATGCTCTTTTCCTTGTATTTGCACTGGATGCAAAGGCGCAGTGTGATGTTGATTTTGATTATGTCATTATAGGTGACAGTGTACATTTTGAAAACCTTTCGAGCAATATCGGCCCCAATGACAGCTTTGAATGGGATTTAGACGATGGAACGCTGCTGTCAGTTATAGACAGTCTTACATACAGCTATGCTACAGAAGGCATTTATAATGTATGCCTTACCCGCACCAATTTACTGGCAATTCCACCTTGTGTGGAAACAGTATGTAAAGATGTGGTTTTTTGTATCGATTGCGTGTGGCCGGGGGATGCCAACAGCGATTTTATTGCCGACAATAAAGATGTGCTTTATATCGGTCTGGCTTACGGATTTTCAGGGCCTGCGCGTACAATTGATACAGCTACCAACTGGGCGCCAAAAATAAGTTCTACTTTATGGCTAGATATTAATTCCGATCCCCTGGATTTTACAACGGGAGTCAATTACAAACATGCAGATTGTGATGGCGATGGTATTGTTAATGAAGCTGACCTTCGTCCTTTGGACAGAAACTACAACCAAACCCACAACAAGTCAAGACCACCGGCCTGCACAAATATCAATGATGTGCCCCTGTATTTTGAGATTTTATACGACAGTATTGAAGTAGGAACTGCAGTTGAGATTGCAATCCGCCTTGGCACTAATAATATTACAGCAAATGAAGCCTATGGTATTGCTTATACTTTGCATTACGACAGACATTTGGTTGATTCCAGTAGTGTGGAAATAGATTATGATGATACGGGCTTTAAGAAAAATCCGAATGATACCATTATTCACCTCAATAAATATTTTGATCAGCAGGCTGAAATTGAAACGGCAGTAAGCCGTACCAATCAAGAAGGAAAAACCCTGAGCGGACAAGCAATTGGGCACGTATTTTTTGTAATGGAAGACAATTTGGTTCAGAAAAACAGTACGATTTCCGAATACCTGCACCTTTCCTTTTCTGATGTATATTTAATTGACAGTGCTGAAAATCAAATTCCGGTTTGTGCTTTTAGCGATTCCGTTTTGGTATATCAAAAAGTCGCGGGAACAGGAGCGCATATTAATTCAAACGACTGGAAAATATACCCCAATCCTGCAAATGATGTCCTTAATATTGAAGTTGAAGAAGATGAAATTTCATCATTGAATGTATTCAATTTATCCGGTCAAAATGTATTGACTGTTCCTCAACTCAATTCCGGCAAAACCAGGCTTTCGCTTGAGTCACTCCCCAATGGACTCTATTTTATAGAAATCAGGGTCGGAGATACTTATGGGTTTAAGAAATTTATTAAACAGTAA
- a CDS encoding T9SS type A sorting domain-containing protein: MKTLELNLKKVALLVATILLTSTSAIGATFTAVASGNFSSSATWGGSAPPANVSTDQIIIPVGITVDLDNDLTLNGATASLDVNGTLNTSSNASFYASTGTISGTGNIMVDSVATGAGAVFLFTGSLSANAMANAAASLQMGADLDVGQTLTLAPASTLSLITGGSLTIGNNATIVVDSGGGLSISGGGIGFSGNYNVVYTGGAAISGVELSGSSITDVNVDVGAGNNVTLTSDLTVNGDLMLNSGNLALSVNTLTFSASGDLAAGGSGSISSSGLGNIDINSTAGLSGALSFDASGNTVNNVSVSVGSGSSVQLDSDLNIDGTLQIDGGATFDFSGASVAINGDLSGSGMLSGDASADLSINAAGGIYDSLNFSAGGSTVNDLTINVGTGNAVDLASDVSVNGTLDLSGGSNLNISGSSIQISGDLSGSGSFVADSTSSITVDASGGLSTGISFAGGSGIVGDLTIDVGSGNSVSVDSDLMISGTLDLNSGTLDIGNNTLTFDANGDLSASGSGSISSAGAANIAVNSTAGLSGALSFDASGNTVNNVSVSVGSGSSVQLDSDLNIDGTLQIDGGATFDFSGASVAINGDLSGSGMLSGDASADLSINAAGGIYDSLNFSAGGSTVNDLTINVGTGNAVDLASDVSVNGTLDLSGGSNLNISGSSIQISGDLSGSGSFVADSTSSITVDASGGLSTGISFAGGSGIIGDLTVDVGSGNSVSVDSDITISGTLTLNSGTLAVGNNTLTFDANGDLSASGSGSISSAGAANIIVNSTAGLSGALSFDASGNTVNDFTVSVGSGSSVQIDSDLNIDGTLQIDGGATFDFSGASVSINGDLSGSGMLSGDASADLSINAAGGIYDSLNFSAGGSTVNDLTINVGTGNAVDLASDVSVNGTLDLSGGSNLNISGSSIQISGDLSGSGSFVADSTSSITVDANGGLSSGISFAGGSGIIGDFTIDVGSGNSVTVDSDVEVTGTLNIVSGDLDLNANDLALTGDINITVSGAIDADANSNISIDLDAAPFTAISFSANGNTVNDFSLNISSGGAVMLGSDLNIDGELSFSGSGNLDIENNDLQIGANGSISGAGSSAYIVTSGSGQVAMQLDAGSGTSVEFPVGTAINFAPASIELNSGSQSGNVMVNVDAGVLANGSSGANMANFQSVVDATWNVTSDISANLDMNMEVMWSADMEVNGFNNAEAYISHYINSSWDVSAEASATAEGNGMFSLQREGITSLSPFAVFDKSTSVGIPENLETMEIKIFPNPVTDYVVVKSMETTDQTLNAQIISVTGQVIDNYEINEQQETISLEHLVPGNYFIRIYNDNTNYVEQIQKL; this comes from the coding sequence ATGAAAACCTTAGAATTAAACCTCAAAAAAGTCGCTTTGCTTGTCGCAACAATTTTGCTGACAAGTACAAGTGCAATTGGAGCAACATTTACTGCTGTAGCTTCTGGAAATTTTAGCAGTTCAGCTACATGGGGAGGTTCCGCACCTCCTGCGAATGTCAGTACAGATCAGATTATTATCCCTGTTGGCATAACTGTGGATTTGGATAATGACCTGACTTTAAATGGCGCTACTGCCTCATTAGATGTAAATGGTACTTTAAATACCAGCTCTAATGCTTCCTTTTATGCGTCAACAGGAACCATCTCAGGAACTGGGAATATTATGGTGGATTCTGTTGCTACGGGAGCCGGTGCCGTATTTTTGTTTACTGGCTCGCTTTCGGCAAATGCTATGGCCAATGCAGCTGCCAGTTTACAAATGGGTGCTGATCTTGATGTTGGTCAAACATTAACTCTTGCACCGGCAAGTACCTTAAGTCTTATCACCGGTGGAAGTCTTACAATCGGAAACAATGCAACTATTGTAGTTGATTCAGGTGGAGGGCTTTCAATATCCGGTGGTGGTATTGGATTTTCCGGAAATTATAATGTGGTTTATACTGGAGGTGCTGCCATTAGTGGAGTAGAGCTCAGTGGATCAAGTATTACTGATGTTAATGTTGATGTTGGTGCTGGAAATAATGTTACTCTGACTTCAGACCTTACTGTAAATGGTGACTTGATGTTGAACAGTGGTAACCTGGCACTTTCTGTCAATACACTTACTTTCAGTGCCAGCGGTGATCTTGCTGCGGGTGGCTCAGGTTCGATTTCCTCAAGTGGACTCGGTAATATTGATATCAACTCCACTGCCGGATTATCCGGAGCATTGAGCTTTGATGCTTCAGGCAATACAGTAAATAATGTAAGCGTAAGCGTAGGAAGCGGAAGCAGTGTTCAGCTTGACAGCGACCTGAATATAGACGGAACCCTGCAAATAGATGGCGGAGCTACCTTCGATTTCAGTGGTGCTTCAGTGGCCATCAATGGCGACCTTAGCGGCTCTGGAATGTTGAGCGGAGATGCATCAGCAGATCTGAGTATCAATGCAGCCGGGGGAATCTACGATTCATTGAATTTTTCAGCCGGAGGAAGTACCGTGAATGACCTTACTATTAATGTAGGAACGGGAAATGCTGTTGACCTTGCAAGCGATGTAAGTGTAAACGGTACACTTGATCTTTCAGGTGGAAGCAATCTCAATATCAGCGGATCGAGCATACAGATCAGCGGAGACCTGAGCGGTTCCGGTTCGTTTGTTGCCGATTCTACCTCAAGCATCACAGTAGATGCAAGCGGTGGCCTTTCTACGGGTATTTCATTTGCCGGGGGAAGTGGTATTGTTGGTGATCTTACCATTGATGTAGGTTCAGGCAACAGTGTGTCTGTTGATTCTGACTTAATGATCAGTGGTACATTGGATCTTAACAGTGGCACATTGGACATCGGCAACAACACACTTACATTTGATGCAAACGGTGACCTGTCTGCCAGTGGTTCGGGCTCAATCTCATCAGCAGGAGCTGCGAATATTGCAGTAAACTCCACTGCCGGATTATCCGGAGCACTGAGCTTTGATGCTTCAGGCAATACAGTAAATAATGTAAGCGTAAGCGTAGGAAGCGGAAGCAGTGTTCAGCTTGACAGCGACCTGAATATAGACGGAACCCTGCAAATAGATGGCGGAGCTACCTTCGATTTCAGTGGTGCTTCAGTGGCCATCAATGGCGACCTTAGCGGCTCTGGAATGTTGAGCGGAGATGCATCAGCAGATCTGAGTATCAATGCAGCCGGGGGAATCTACGATTCATTGAATTTTTCAGCCGGAGGAAGTACCGTGAATGACCTTACTATTAATGTAGGAACGGGAAATGCTGTTGACCTTGCAAGCGATGTAAGTGTAAACGGTACACTTGATCTTTCAGGTGGAAGCAATCTCAATATCAGCGGATCGAGCATACAGATCAGCGGAGACCTGAGCGGTTCCGGTTCTTTTGTAGCCGATTCTACCTCAAGCATCACAGTAGATGCAAGCGGTGGACTTTCTACGGGTATTTCATTTGCCGGGGGAAGTGGTATTATTGGTGATCTTACAGTTGATGTAGGTTCAGGCAACAGTGTATCTGTTGATTCAGATATCACCATCAGTGGAACATTGACATTGAACAGCGGAACCTTAGCTGTTGGCAACAACACACTTACATTTGATGCAAACGGTGACCTGTCTGCCAGTGGTTCAGGCTCAATCTCATCAGCAGGAGCTGCAAATATTATAGTGAATTCCACTGCCGGATTATCCGGTGCACTGAGTTTTGATGCTTCTGGAAATACTGTCAATGATTTTACCGTAAGCGTAGGAAGCGGAAGCAGTGTTCAGATTGACAGCGACCTGAATATAGACGGAACCCTGCAAATTGATGGTGGAGCTACCTTCGATTTCAGTGGTGCTTCAGTGTCCATCAATGGCGACCTCAGCGGCTCTGGAATGTTGAGCGGAGATGCATCAGCAGATCTGAGTATCAATGCAGCCGGGGGAATCTACGATTCATTGAATTTTTCAGCCGGAGGAAGTACCGTGAATGACCTTACTATTAATGTAGGAACGGGAAATGCTGTTGACCTTGCAAGCGATGTAAGTGTAAACGGTACACTTGATCTTTCAGGTGGAAGCAATCTCAATATCAGCGGATCGAGCATACAGATCAGCGGAGACCTGAGCGGTTCCGGTTCATTTGTGGCCGATTCTACCTCAAGCATCACAGTAGATGCAAACGGTGGCCTTTCTTCAGGTATTTCATTTGCCGGGGGAAGTGGTATTATTGGTGACTTTACTATTGATGTAGGTTCAGGAAATTCAGTAACAGTTGACAGTGATGTTGAAGTAACAGGCACTTTGAATATTGTCAGTGGTGATCTGGATTTAAATGCCAATGACCTTGCGCTTACAGGCGATATCAATATTACTGTAAGCGGAGCTATAGATGCTGATGCCAACTCGAATATCAGCATAGACTTGGATGCTGCGCCATTCACAGCCATCAGTTTTTCAGCCAATGGCAATACTGTTAATGATTTCAGCTTGAATATTTCTTCTGGCGGAGCAGTTATGCTGGGTTCTGATTTGAATATTGATGGTGAACTGTCATTCTCTGGAAGCGGAAACCTGGATATTGAGAACAATGACCTTCAAATAGGAGCGAATGGTTCTATAAGTGGAGCCGGAAGCAGTGCATATATTGTTACTTCAGGTTCCGGACAGGTAGCGATGCAATTGGATGCCGGAAGTGGTACTTCAGTAGAGTTTCCAGTAGGTACTGCAATTAATTTTGCACCAGCAAGCATTGAATTGAACAGTGGATCACAAAGTGGAAATGTGATGGTAAATGTTGATGCCGGAGTTTTGGCCAATGGAAGCAGCGGAGCCAATATGGCTAATTTCCAGAGTGTAGTGGATGCTACCTGGAATGTTACTTCTGACATCAGTGCCAATCTCGACATGAATATGGAAGTAATGTGGTCTGCTGATATGGAGGTGAATGGCTTTAACAATGCAGAAGCCTATATTTCACACTATATCAATAGCAGCTGGGATGTTTCAGCAGAAGCATCTGCCACAGCCGAAGGAAATGGAATGTTCAGCCTTCAAAGAGAAGGAATTACTTCACTGAGTCCATTTGCTGTATTTGATAAAAGCACTTCGGTAGGAATTCCTGAAAATCTTGAAACTATGGAGATAAAAATATTCCCGAATCCTGTTACGGATTACGTGGTGGTGAAAAGTATGGAGACAACCGATCAGACTCTGAACGCTCAAATTATTAGTGTTACTGGTCAGGTGATAGATAACTATGAGATCAATGAGCAACAGGAAACTATATCGCTGGAACACCTTGTGCCGGGCAATTACTTTATCCGCATATACAATGATAATACAAACTATGTAGAGCAAATCCAGAAACTATAG
- a CDS encoding CsbD family protein — MNTTELKGNWNEQKAKLKKKFAMLTDDDLMFAEGKRDEMFLKLQKKLGKTKEELRKIIS; from the coding sequence ATGAACACTACCGAGTTAAAAGGCAATTGGAATGAGCAGAAAGCAAAACTCAAAAAGAAATTTGCAATGCTTACCGATGACGACCTAATGTTTGCTGAAGGAAAAAGAGATGAAATGTTCTTAAAACTTCAAAAAAAATTAGGCAAGACTAAAGAGGAATTGCGCAAAATTATCTCCTAA
- a CDS encoding T9SS type A sorting domain-containing protein gives MKTLKIYLGKIPMLFAAILFASTSAMGASFTAVSSGSFSNSATWGGSAPPSTITADQVTIPSGITVDLDNDLMLNAAIASLDVNGTLNTSTSAALTINSGSLSGTGDIVLDSVSTGLSAVLLFTGSITTNAMTNASASLQVASELDVEETLTLMAGSAISLNSGGDLMIGNNATVIIDSGGGLSVSGGALGFSGNYNVVYSGGSANAGLELSGAGLTDIGIDVGSGNSVSLSSDLMVDGELMLASGTLDIGNNTLTFNSSGDLSASGSGSISSAGAANIVVNSNAGLSGSLSFDASGNTVNNFTVSIGSGSSVQVDSDLNVNGTLQLDGGTTFDFSGAALTINGDLSGSGMLSANASSDLTINVTGGISDSLSFSSNGQVVNNLTINVGSGNSVDLAAATDLSVEGTLDLSGGSSLNIAGSDLNLNGDLNGSGSISANASSAININATGGLSSDLSFSGGSATVGGFSVNVGSGNNVTIDGNLNVTSTLSILSGNLDLNSNDLSVSGAINVNADGAIHSNADSDISIDLATASGASIGFTANGNTVGNFDLNIDSGDAIALGSDLNIDGELSFSGMGSIDIQNNNLQFGASGSISGAGSSSYVITSGSGQVAMDLSAGSGASVEFPVGTSVNFAPANIELNSGSQSGTVMVNVDAGVLANGSSGANMSGFQSVVDATWNVESNINANIDMNMEVLWSTDMEVNGFNNGEAYISHYINGEWDATASASATAEGSGMFSLQREGITSLSPFAVFDENTAVGIPENDAAVEINIFPNPTSDIVVIENKQMLDQRLNAQIISVTGQVIDNYEINGQQQTISLEHLSSGSYFIRIYNDDMNYVEQIQKL, from the coding sequence ATGAAAACGCTCAAAATTTATTTAGGAAAAATCCCAATGCTTTTTGCTGCAATATTATTTGCAAGCACAAGCGCAATGGGGGCATCATTTACAGCCGTAAGTTCAGGCAGCTTTAGTAATTCAGCAACTTGGGGCGGATCTGCACCCCCCTCCACTATTACTGCCGATCAGGTTACTATCCCATCGGGAATCACGGTTGATCTAGACAATGACTTAATGTTGAATGCGGCCATTGCCTCATTGGATGTAAATGGTACATTGAATACATCAACAAGTGCAGCGCTTACGATCAATTCCGGATCACTTTCTGGTACTGGAGATATCGTTTTGGATTCAGTCTCTACCGGATTAAGTGCGGTATTGCTTTTCACAGGTTCTATTACTACCAATGCCATGACAAATGCTTCGGCTAGTTTGCAAGTGGCTTCAGAACTGGATGTGGAAGAAACGCTTACCTTGATGGCAGGTAGTGCCATTAGCTTGAATTCAGGTGGAGATCTGATGATTGGCAATAATGCTACTGTTATTATTGATTCTGGTGGTGGACTTTCCGTATCGGGAGGAGCACTTGGCTTTTCTGGAAACTACAATGTAGTGTATTCTGGAGGCTCAGCCAATGCTGGACTGGAATTGAGCGGTGCTGGATTAACGGATATCGGCATTGATGTTGGTTCTGGAAACAGTGTTAGCTTAAGCTCAGATTTAATGGTAGATGGCGAATTGATGTTGGCCAGCGGTACACTTGATATTGGCAACAACACACTTACCTTTAACTCAAGCGGTGATTTATCTGCAAGTGGTTCAGGATCGATTTCCTCGGCTGGTGCTGCAAATATTGTAGTCAACTCCAATGCTGGTTTGTCTGGTTCTTTGAGCTTTGATGCTTCTGGAAATACTGTGAATAATTTTACGGTAAGTATAGGAAGCGGAAGCAGTGTGCAGGTTGACAGCGATTTAAATGTAAATGGAACGCTGCAATTGGATGGCGGAACTACATTTGATTTTAGCGGAGCTGCACTGACCATCAATGGCGATTTGAGTGGCTCGGGCATGTTGAGTGCCAATGCCAGTTCAGATTTGACAATTAATGTTACTGGTGGAATTTCTGATTCTCTGTCATTTTCCAGCAATGGACAAGTAGTGAATAATTTGACCATCAATGTGGGTTCAGGCAACAGTGTTGACTTGGCTGCTGCAACTGATCTTTCCGTAGAAGGAACTTTGGATTTATCAGGAGGAAGCAGTTTGAATATTGCTGGTTCTGATTTGAATCTAAACGGTGACTTAAACGGCTCTGGTAGTATTTCAGCAAATGCTAGCAGTGCTATCAATATCAATGCCACTGGAGGACTTTCTTCCGACTTGTCATTTAGTGGAGGAAGTGCTACAGTAGGAGGTTTTAGTGTAAATGTAGGATCTGGCAATAATGTAACAATTGACGGAAACCTAAATGTAACAAGCACACTGAGTATCCTAAGTGGTAATCTTGATTTGAACAGCAATGATTTGAGCGTTTCTGGCGCAATAAATGTAAATGCAGACGGTGCCATTCATTCCAATGCAGATTCTGATATCAGCATAGATTTGGCTACAGCTTCTGGTGCTTCTATCGGCTTTACTGCCAATGGCAATACTGTTGGGAATTTTGATTTAAATATCGACTCCGGTGACGCCATTGCGCTTGGTTCTGATTTGAACATTGATGGTGAATTGTCTTTTTCAGGAATGGGAAGCATTGATATTCAGAACAATAACCTTCAATTTGGAGCAAGTGGCTCAATCAGTGGTGCCGGAAGTAGCTCATATGTTATCACTTCCGGTTCAGGGCAAGTGGCTATGGATTTAAGTGCTGGCAGTGGAGCTTCAGTAGAATTTCCGGTAGGTACTTCAGTTAATTTTGCGCCTGCAAATATTGAGCTAAACAGCGGTTCTCAAAGTGGTACTGTAATGGTGAATGTTGATGCCGGAGTTTTGGCCAATGGAAGCAGCGGTGCAAATATGTCAGGCTTTCAAAGTGTAGTTGATGCTACATGGAATGTTGAATCCAACATCAATGCCAATATTGATATGAATATGGAAGTGCTCTGGTCAACTGATATGGAAGTGAATGGTTTTAATAATGGAGAAGCCTATATTTCACATTATATCAATGGCGAATGGGATGCTACAGCAAGTGCATCTGCTACTGCTGAAGGAAGTGGAATGTTCAGTCTTCAGAGAGAAGGCATTACTTCATTGAGTCCTTTTGCAGTATTTGATGAAAACACAGCAGTAGGGATTCCTGAAAATGATGCAGCTGTTGAGATCAATATATTCCCAAATCCAACTTCGGATATAGTTGTGATAGAAAATAAGCAGATGCTTGATCAAAGGTTAAATGCTCAAATTATTAGTGTTACTGGTCAGGTGATAGATAACTATGAGATCAATGGGCAACAGCAAACTATTTCGCTGGAGCACCTTTCAAGCGGAAGCTATTTTATTCGCATCTACAATGATGATATGAATTATGTAGAGCAAATCCAGAAACTGTAA